The genomic region AAAGACAAGAGTAAACTTTGAcgcttaaacgatagtaataagtttCACTATGCTATGGGTTACACcatgttttccaaacggaaatttttgccatcctgaaagtagccgaatagaTAATCGAGGGGGTGTGGAgcaggaaacagattggagttttcagtgacagtcagactGCACTGAAGACCCTGGAGAACgcaagcaaacctcaaagattgttcaagaatcaAGACAGAAAAGGCTTGCACTTATATGGGAaagaatgaaattgccgatgaattggtcaACCgtggaccagcggttctcccaCAAGAGCCAGACCCAATAACCGGAATCAGTTCCTcaggaatcatgaatttgatcagcgattatgtatgcaatttacataaagagcgatggtccggtctagaatgctgcagaactgcaaagtgttctgtgacaagtccgaatagAGAACTGTCAatctttctactaaaacttggcaggaaagacgttcggttgatggtcggtattactATAGAACACAATCCATAGGGTCAACATATGATCACCATTGGACTCACtgaggacccagtgtgcctgtcttgcttggaggaagCGGATAGCGCTGTACATTTTCTCTATGAGTGTCTTGCccttgctagagcaaggctacgagttttgagtTTCGGTgacgtgagaatgagtaatattcgttctcttaaactcgaggatatttacagatttaccaaaaatctggaaaattctgtcaggactaactacctctgtctctatctttattctttcctatctctttttcTGACACTTTTCtcttttcctccttgactatctactctcattccagagctctaaatacaatgccctttttagcctgagtgttttaggagccaccaaatctccacCAAGGAGGGCTTGACTAATTCGAATTTCAATAGTTTGACAACTTCAAGGGAGTCTTTGGTGTTGTTCGATCGCAAACCTAACAAGTATGAGCAAAAAAATTGAGACACAGTTGCTTACGGGTAGAGAATCGAATACGAAGAAGTCCAAGCCAACTATTTCGACCAACGAGTCATGGCAAAAGGTATTTGGGATGCGCGCTTTACTATTcacaataattattttaaaaagagtAAAGCAAGTGCCGGTGCACGCATTTAACAACAAATTGAATAACTCATTCAGCATATCCTCCAGACCTAGCCACCGGTTTCCAATTACAAGAAAATATGTCAGTGGTGTGAGATTTGGGACAAATGAAGAGATAATCCACCGCCTACCTTGAGGGCTTCGAGAAATCACATTATTTGCTGAGCAAACCGAAATTGGAAAAACGTAGCCATGTATCAAGATAAAGTCGAGTAGAatgagtttatttaaattttcaggtACCTACTGAGTCACCCCCGTAGATAGcagttgtattttttatataatacccTGCCGGAAAAAcctgaaatatttaaacaactTTCTGACTCGAAACAAATCCGTTTCAAACCCAGCTGTGCAaaaggtatttttttgtttttgtttcgaataagtgaataaatttttcataagaaattgtactactttttaagaaaaaatattaaaaaaatcgggAAACATCTCAAATGTGCTTCGAAAAATTCGAAAACTCATTTTTAAACTGGTTTCGCATTATCGAAGAAGGAGTGACCAAAACGATTTTTGGCATATCCTTGGCAATTACCAAATAAAATTCATCATTTTCTTATATGGAAAAGAGGAGGAAGGGGAACTAACATGGTGCTAGTggttcaaggatgatagataccaggtttgcacGTTAGTTAtggtggaaaataaaatttttggaggcaaactttggattctacgtcatttgtttggtatttcaaaaaatttagctttagcttagtggaACAGCAAATGATTGACGTCGGCATATTTGTCAAAtacgctcagagccgaataacggtctactaggtagtacacctctaaaaatcttttcaccatgggtgCTAGCGCTTCACCTCGCAGGGTAGCTACAAATACACAGACATGTGTTTAAATGAGTATATGTACACGTTCATATCTGCAAATTGATTTACAAATATGGACCCCAGTCTGGAAACCAATTCTAAAAACACTTATCAGCAGCATGCCGCTTATCGCTAGCCTTTAGAATTATTTGCTCAGTAACACGATCCCGGTGTCTGTTGCTGATTTGCCTGAGGCTGTTGCCTTCACTATCTCTCTTAAATAGCCAGCGCCGAGCTTCACTAAATTTCAGTTCAACTGTGCAGTTTGAAGTGGTCGAACATCTCAACATCAATTGATTTTAAAAagctaaagtttcaaaaaatttaatacatttttttttcttaaaacggATCCATTAATTATAACGAAGATACAACAGAAGCACAATAATCATGTGTTCAAAAACACAGGATTTAAGCAAGCGCACATTCTTTATCCTTAGTGGTGTTTCCAACACCTTGGGCAAGTCATTCGCCATTGAAATGTGTCGCCATTACAGTGTCGGTTCTGTTGCCATTCTCATCGACACGTCGGAGAAAAGTTTGCAGgaagtgaaaaaagaaattgatttcCTGGAGCGCGGAATCAATACGATTTGCTGGCCAATTAAATCATGGCAAGAGACCAACGGCATTTACTTTGGTCAGCTACTCGCCACTATCTTGCAAAAATACACTGCTATCAATTACGATTTCGAACTCGCATTCATTCTACACAACGAGGGTAAAATGGCAACTGATAAGTTGATGGAACCTCAATTGGCTGAGGATTGGTTGCCATTTGTATACGAACATCTGTACGCACCCGTTGCACTCAATCAGGCTTTCCTGACCGCGCCACCGCTTGCCAAAACCGCAAAACTGGTAGTCAACATCACATCCAGCTTGATGATTCGTCCGTTCGTTTACAACTCATTGATGTGCTCTTGCATGAAGTCACGTGATATGTATTTCCGTTCAATGGCCAATGAGGAGAGTCGCAATGGCGTGAATGTAATCAGTTACTCAC from Anastrepha obliqua isolate idAnaObli1 chromosome 2, idAnaObli1_1.0, whole genome shotgun sequence harbors:
- the LOC129239250 gene encoding sepiapterin reductase, yielding MCSKTQDLSKRTFFILSGVSNTLGKSFAIEMCRHYSVGSVAILIDTSEKSLQEVKKEIDFLERGINTICWPIKSWQETNGIYFGQLLATILQKYTAINYDFELAFILHNEGKMATDKLMEPQLAEDWLPFVYEHLYAPVALNQAFLTAPPLAKTAKLVVNITSSLMIRPFVYNSLMCSCMKSRDMYFRSMANEESRNGVNVISYSPGILETHKPQLDSNNNVVDLLDLNEDKELLKLPRVSAKESSLKLINILQKMSFISGHDVDYYDTFNL